GGCAGAGCCGTTGCGCGGGTTCTGCTTGAAAAGGAGCGCTTCTTCCGAGAGAAATACGGCTTATCCTTCAGGGTCGTCAGCATCTCCGACACGAGCGGAACCGTGTGGCTTCCCGAGGGAATCGATTTGAGCGAGGCCCTCCTCGTCAAGGAGAACTTTGGAAAGCTCAGTAAATGGACCAACGACTACGAGGTTTACAACTTCTCACCGGCCGAGGCTGTGAAGGAGATTGAGGCCGATATTATAATTGACGTGACCAACGATAGAAACGCCCACGAGTGGCACCTTGAGGCGCTGGGGGACGGGAAGGCCGTCGTTACGAGCAACAAGCCACCACTGGCGTTCCACTACGCGGAGCTAATCGGAGAAGCCGAGCGGAGAGGTCTGCCGTACCTTTTCGAGGCGACGGTTATGGCGGGGACGCCAATCATCGGCCTCCTCCGCGAGAACATGCTCGGGGACTCGGTAAGGAGAATAAAGGCCGTCCTGAACGCGACGACGACGTTCATACTCTCAAGGATGGAGCAGGGGATTGACTTCGAGAAGGCGGTAAAGCAGGCGCAGGAGCTTGGCATAGCCGAGAGG
The Thermococcus sp. 21S9 DNA segment above includes these coding regions:
- a CDS encoding homoserine dehydrogenase, giving the protein MEVKVGLFGFGNVGRAVARVLLEKERFFREKYGLSFRVVSISDTSGTVWLPEGIDLSEALLVKENFGKLSKWTNDYEVYNFSPAEAVKEIEADIIIDVTNDRNAHEWHLEALGDGKAVVTSNKPPLAFHYAELIGEAERRGLPYLFEATVMAGTPIIGLLRENMLGDSVRRIKAVLNATTTFILSRMEQGIDFEKAVKQAQELGIAERDPSGDVLGIDAGYKATILHCVAFKPITFDEIAVKGIAEVTVDEVKRALAKGKRIRLVATIEKKDVRVAPEEVSGPLAVSSNENVALIESDLLGELLIKGAGAGLKETASGVVSDLVKASLGLGE